One genomic region from Magallana gigas chromosome 3, xbMagGiga1.1, whole genome shotgun sequence encodes:
- the LOC105320158 gene encoding uncharacterized protein codes for MGCGNGDNKHVTVFILTVLCLGVYIYLYVDINMGIQKIEILERSTYDHLNLILANQDRTTVFKPTTLKPHYVKHTGNGSGMQFFLHDYNISGPILTIFTSWSKSNETDLLRNNTVRNWSLFSPYLYPILFTNDTGLKRDVRAMGWDSLPIIHAGKGVPVLKHMYLAAMEKIESPLYAFVNGDILFTQSLLETLVSVLQSHLYQNGTVLVVGRRTNVLNVKRKTASSFQDLANVSVKNGSLFTPWGLDYFITSKTFPWRDMPDVVIGRVGYDNFLVVESNKRKIAVIDATKTLLAVHQTTKKGGNFEGRKKINRDYNINLIAKIYKKVNYAMGTSSAAKYFTKYNSKSQVCIVKR; via the coding sequence ATGGGATGTGGTAATGGCGACAACAAGCACGTAACCGTGTTCATTCTCACTGTTCTCTGTCTTGGAGTGTATATTTATCTGTATGTTGATATCAACATGGGCATACAAAAGATAGAAATTTTAGAACGCTCAACATACGACCATCTTAATCTGATTCTAGCGAACCAAGATCGTACAACAGTGTTTAAACCAACAACTTTAAAGCCGCACTACGTTAAGCACACAGGAAATGGATCTGGAATGCAATTTTTCTTACATGATTATAATATATCTGGTCCCattttgacaatatttacaTCTTGGTCAAAATCAAATGAGACTGATTTgcttagaaataacactgttagAAACTGGAGTCTCTTCTCGCCTTATTTATACCCTATCTTATTCACAAACGACACGGGTCTAAAAAGAGATGTCAGGGCAATGGGATGGGATTCTCTTCCAATTATACACGCAGGAAAAGGAGTACCAGTCCTTAAACACATGTATTTAGCCGCTATGGAAAAAATTGAGTCTCCCTTGTATGCCTTTGTGAATGGAGATATCTTGTTTACCCAGTCTTTGCTGGAGACTCTTGTCTCAGTTCTTCAGTCACATCTCTACCAAAACGGGACAGTGTTGGTTGTTGGAAGAAGAACGAACGTATTAAACGTGAAGCGAAAGACGGCAAGTAGTTTTCAAGATCTAGCGAATGTATCTGTTAAAAATGGCAGTTTATTTACTCCTTGGGGGCTAGACTATTTCATCACATCTAAGACGTTTCCATGGCGAGATATGCCAGATGTTGTCATTGGTCGAGTTGGCTATGACAATTTTTTGGTTGTTGAATCGAACAAGAGAAAGATCGCCGTCATTGACGCAACGAAGACGTTGTTGGCGGTTCATCAGACCACAAAGAAAGGCGGGAATTTTGAAGGTCGTAAAAAGATAAACAGAGACTATAATATCAACTTGATAGCCAAGATTTATAAAAAGGTAAACTATGCGATGGGAACGTCGAGTGCTGCTAAATATTTCACTAAATACAATTCTAAATCGCAAGTGTGCATTGTAAAGAGGTGA